The Corynebacterium glaucum genome includes a region encoding these proteins:
- a CDS encoding riboflavin synthase, giving the protein MFTGLVEEIGTVEELRKLDDAVRIAVRAPKATSDATPGDSIAVDGVCLTVINVNAGVFTADVMRETLIRSRLATYKPGAKVNLERSLAAGARFGGHIVQGHVDGVGTLLAREPSQHWEVFRFSVPSELSRYVVEKGSIAVNGTSLTVSAVSSATVASNDSGATNDSGASDQTHPWFEVSLIPTTLRDTTAGDLLVGQPVNLEVDIVAKYVEKMVQG; this is encoded by the coding sequence ATGTTCACCGGACTCGTTGAAGAAATCGGCACGGTTGAGGAGCTTCGCAAGCTTGACGACGCAGTGCGCATCGCGGTGCGGGCGCCCAAAGCAACCTCGGACGCGACACCGGGTGACTCGATCGCAGTCGACGGCGTCTGTCTCACGGTGATCAACGTCAACGCCGGCGTTTTCACCGCCGATGTGATGCGCGAAACGCTGATCCGTTCCCGGTTAGCAACCTATAAGCCCGGGGCCAAAGTCAACCTTGAACGGTCGCTGGCGGCCGGCGCGCGCTTTGGCGGCCACATCGTCCAAGGCCATGTCGACGGTGTCGGCACGTTGCTCGCGCGCGAGCCGTCGCAGCACTGGGAGGTGTTTCGCTTCAGCGTGCCCTCAGAGCTGTCGCGCTACGTCGTGGAAAAGGGGTCGATCGCCGTCAACGGCACCTCGTTGACAGTGTCGGCAGTTTCCAGTGCGACTGTTGCGTCCAACGACTCTGGTGCGACCAACGACTCTGGCGCGTCCGACCAAACCCACCCGTGGTTCGAGGTGTCCTTGATTCCCACCACGTTGCGAGACACCACGGCCGGGGACCTCTTAGTGGGCCAACCAGTGAACCTTGAAGTGGACATTGTGGCCAAGTACGTGGAGAAAATGGTGCAGGGCTAG